The genome window ACCAGACCTGGCGCCTGCGTCCCATCGATCCGGCCATCACCAAGGGAGCCTGGACGCAGTGCGTCTACGAGGTCAGCGATGCGCCGCGCTACTGCGGCACCGGCAAGTGGACCTACGAGAACGACATTCCGACGTGGACCTCGGATGCCGGGTGGCGGCCGCTGCCGAGGCGCGAATATACCCGGCGCGCCGACTACAACGCGTTGGGCATCGTCAACACGCACCGCATCACGGCCGAGGGCTGGCTGCACGAACAGGCCAATCGCAAGGTGGTGCGCGAAGGCGAGCGGGAACGCGCAACACTGGTGCGCGAGACCGGCGTCAACGACTACCGCCGCATTACCGGCTTCAACTTCCGCAGCGGCCAGGTCTATTGGGACAACACTTCGGACTACTGGCGCCGCATCCGTGCCGAGTGGAGCCGGCGCATCGCCCTGGGGCAGGGGGTCAGGCTGAACTATCCGGTCGATGGCATGAAGATGATCATGAGCATGTACATCCAGTCCCAGCAGGCGTACAACGGCGTCGCGATCGGCGACGCCGACATCCGCGAGCTGTTCGATCCGTGGGTGTCGGCACCCTAGTCGGGGGCAGGGGCGCGGGGCGCCCGTCCGTTCAGGCGTACAGGCGCTCGCGCTCTTCGCCGCGGACCACGCGCAGGCGGCTGGCCGCCACGCCGGCGTTCAATTCGCGCACGCTGGCGTGCAGCCGGTCGGCGATCTCCGCCGAGAGCTGGTAGCCGGTCACGGCGTCGCCCGAGATCTGCGCATCGGCGGCAAACACCGCGCTCAGGATATGGCGCGCGCCCAGCGCGTTCAGCACGGGACGCAGGGCATAGTCCACGGCCAGCAGGTGGGCCGGCGAGCCCCCCGTGGCCAGTGGCAGGACGATCTTGCCTTGCAGCGCGGTCTGGGGAAGCAGGTCCAGGAAGGTCTTCAGGATCCCGCTGTAGGCTGCCTTGTAGATGGGCGTGGCGATGACCACGGCATCGGCCGAAGCCAGGGACCGGAGCGCGGCGGCGATGCGGGTATCGGCGGTGTCGGCCGCCAGCAGGGCCTGGGCGGGCAGGTCGCGTACGTTCAGCGAGCGGATCGCGTAGCCCGCCTGTTGCAGGTGCGCGTCCAGGGTCCGGGCCAGCAGGGTCGAACGCGAGACGGCCGAGGGGCTGCCGGTAATGGTCAGGATCGAGTACATGGCGGGCTGCTGAATGTCGAGGCTGTCACCATAAGCCCGCGCCCGCCGGAACCCAACCAAGAAATTCGCATTTGCTCAGAAGCTGAACGCACAAGCGGCGCGTTCACATCTGCTCACGAACCGAACCATCCGCTTGCGATGCCCGGCTTGTGTCCGTCCCGCGGCGCTCATATCTTCCGGTTATTGGCTTATGTGGAAAACGCCGATGGATCTCGTCGTCGCCACCCGCGACGGGCTGTATTGCCCGCCCGGTCGCTTCCATATCGATCCGTGGCGCCCCGTCGAGCGGGCGGTGATCACCCATGCCCACGCCGATCATGCCCGCCCGGGGCACGGCGCCTACCTGGCCGCCGCGGCGGGAGAACAGGTGTTGCGCATCCGGCTGGGCGACATCCCGCTGCAGACACTGGAATATGGGCGGGCGGTGGAGCTGGACGGGGTCAAGGTATCGCTGCATCCCGCCGGCCACGTACTGGGTTCGGCCCAGGTACGCATCGAGTACCGCGGCGAGGTCTGGGTGGCCTCGGGCGACTACAAGCTCGAGGCCGACCCGACCTGCGCGCCCTTCGAACCGGTGCGCTGCCATGTCTTCATCACCGAGTCGACCTTCGGCCTGCCCATCTATCGCTGGCCCGGCCGCGAGGCGCTGTTCGGCGAGGTGAACGACTGGTGGCGGCGGAACGCCCAGGCGGGGCGCGCCTCGGTGCTGTTCTGCTACGCCTTTGGCAAGGCGCAGCGCATCCTGGCCAGCGTGGACCCTGCCATCGGACCTGTCGTCGCGCATGGCGCCGTGGCCGCCATCGACGACGGCTATCGCCGTAGCGGCGTCCGGCTGCCGCCCGCCTTGCGCATGGCCGATGTCGCCGACAAGTCCACGCTGCGGCAGGCGCTGGTGCTGGCGCCGCCTTCGGCCCAGGGTTCGCCCTGGATCAAGCGTTTCGGCGACCATTCCGACGGCTACGCCAGCGGCTGGATGCGGGTGCGGGGCAACCAGCGGCGCAAGGGCGTGGACCGTGGCTTCGTGCTGTCCGACCATGCGGACTGGCCTGCCCTGCAGCGTGCCGTCGACGCCACCGGAGCGCAGCGGGTTTTCGTTACCCATGGCAGCGCGCATGCCATGGTGCGCTGGCTGCGCGAGCGCGGCCTGGATGCGGAGACGTTCGCTACCGAGTACGGCGATGAAGACGACGGCGACACCGGCGATCTCGTGGCAGGGGCGGACGAAACATGAAGGCCTTCGTCGATCTTTATGTCGCGCTCGAGGCCACGACCTCCAGTCTGGGCAAGCGCGCGGCCATGCTCGACTATCTGCGCCAGGCGCCGCCGGCCGATGCCGCCTGGGCGGTGTATTTCCTGGCGGGCGGCAAGCCGCGGCAACTGGTGCCGGCCAAGCTGTTGAAGGACTATGCGCGCGAGGCCGCCGGCATTCCCGAATGGCTGTTCGAGGAAAGCTACCAGGCCGTGGGAGACCTGGCCGAGACCATCGCCTTGCTGCTGCCCGACACGCCGCATGCCGACGATGCCAGCCTGGCCGCATGGATGGAGCACAGTCTGCTGCCGTTGCGCGGCATGGATCCCGGACCCTTGAAGCCCCGCTTGCTGGAGGCCTGGGGCCGGCTCGACACGCGCGGCCGGCTGGTCTTCACCAAGCTCATTACCGGCAGTTTCCGCGTGGGAGTGTCGCGGCTGCTGGTGACGCGCGTCCTGGCCGAGCTGGCCGGGGTGGATGCCAAGGAGGTCGCCCAGCGCATGGTGGGCTATACCGATCTGAACGCGCGGCCGTCGGCCCAGGGCTATCTGGCCCTGATCGCCGCCGAGGCGCCGGCTGGCCGCCAGGAAAGCGGAATGCCGTATCCGTTCTTCCTTGCCCATTCCTTGCAGGCGGACATCGCGGATTTCGATCGCCTGCTGGGGTCGGCGGCCGATTGGCTGGTGGAGTGGAAGTGGGACGGCATCCGGGCGCAACTGGTGCGGCGCGCGAGTGGAGCGTGGCTGTGGTCGCGCGGCGAGGAGCTGGTCAGCGACCGTTTCCCCGAGCTGCTCCAGGCCGCGGCGGCCTTGCCTGAAGGAACCGTATTGGACGGCGAGATCGTCGTCCACAAGGAGGGCAGGGTGCAGCCCTTCGCGCAATTGCAGCAGCGGATAGGCCGCAAGACGCTGACGCCGCGGATCCTGCGCGACGTACCCGTGGCGCTGCTGGCCTACGACCTGCTGGAACGGGAGGGCCAGGACTGGCGCGCCCGGCCCCAGCGCGAGCGGCGCGCCGCGCTGGACGCGCTGCTGGCCGCCGCGGGAGTTCCCGTGTTGCTGCCCAGTCCGCTGCTTGGGGAAAGTTCCTGGGAAGACTACGCCCGGCTGCGCGAGAGTTCGCGCGAGCGCGGCGTGGAAGGCATGATGCTCAAGCAAGCCGGCGGCAGCTACGGCGTGGGGCGCAGCAAGGACGTGGGGCTGTGGTGGAAGTGGAAGGTGGACCCCTATTCGATCGACGCCGTGCTGATCTACGCCCAGAAGGGGCACGGCCGCCGCGCCAGCCTGTACACCGACTACACCTTCGCCGTCTGGGATGCGCCGCCGGGGACGCCCGGGCGCGGGCTGGTGCCGTTCGCCAAGGCTTATTCCGGCCTGACCGACGACGAGATCCGCAAGGTGGATGCCGTCGTGCGCAAGACCACGCAGGAAATCTTCGGACCGGTCCGCAGCGTGCTGCCTACCCTGGTATTCGAATTGGGGTTCGAAGGGATCGCGCGCAGCGCGCGCCACAAGAGCGGCATCGCCGTGCGCTTTCCGCGCATGTTGCGCTGGCGGCAGGACAAGCCGGTGGAGGAGGCCGACACGCTGGAAACGCTGTCCGCGCTGCTGCCCTCGGCGCCGGCCGGGACGTGATGCCCGGGGGCTCATTCCAGGGAGCCATAAGCGTCTGCCCAAAAATTCGTTGACCGAACCAGGCGCCGCGCATAACCTAATCCTGAATCGCACAGGTTGTCCATATTGCGAACAATTGATCGAGGATGCCGGAATGCAGAATGCGTTCATGATGATGAAGAGAATGACGGCCGGCGCGACAGCTGTCCTGGCTCTCGTGGCGGGACAGGCGTCGGCGCAGGGATTCCCTGTCAAGCCGGTGCGGATCGTCGCCCCTTATGTGCCCGGCGGAACGGTGGATGCCCTGTCGCGCGCGCTTGCCGCGCAGTTGTCCGAGGAGTTCGGCCAGCAAGTGGTGGTCGAGAACCGGGCGGGGGCGTCCGGCAACATCGGCGCGGAATATGTCGCCGGCGCCGAGCCCGATGGCCACGTGCTGCTTCTGACGGCCAGCACGGTCATCGTCAATCCGCTCGTGATGAAAGAGAAGCAGCGCTTCGACCTGCACAAGGACTTCACGCCCATCGGCATGGTGGCCAGCACGCCGCTGGTCTTCGTCGTTTCGCCGCAGAGCGGCATCGAGACCGTGGGCGATTTCATCAAGCAGGCCAAGGCGCATCCGGACAAGATCAACTTCGGTGTGGGCGGCTTCGGCTCCGGCGGCCATCTGGCCATGGAAACCTTCAACGTCCGCGCCGGCACGTCGATCCCCATGGTGATCTACAAGGGATCCGCTCCCGCGCTGACCGACATCGTGGGCGGCCAGCTCAGCGCGATCATGGATCCCGTGTTGACCACCTTGCCCTTCGTCAGCACCGGCCGCCTGAAGGCCATCGCTGTGACGGGCGAGCGCCGCAGCGCGCTGCTGCCTTCGGTGCCCACCCTGAGCGAGGCAGGGGTGCCGAACATGGACTTCGTTTCGTGGTACGGCATGTGGGGGCCCGCCGGCATACCGGAGGCCGTGTCCCGGCGCGTCCAGGCCGGCCTGACCAAGGTGCTGGGGTCGCCGCAGTTCAAGGCCTGGCTGGACAAGCAGGGGATGGTGGCCGGCACGGTCACGGGCAAGCAGTTCGGCGACTACGTCCGGCAGGAAAGCAAGAAGTACGCGCAGGCCGTCGCGGACGCGAAGATCGAACCCAAGTGAACGGGACGGAGGAAGCAAGGGTGGCCGGACGCAAGAAGACCTTCCACGGCGTGTCCGTCGGGATCCTGATGGTCAAGACCGGGTTTTGCCGCCTGCCGGGCGATGTCGGCCACGCGGGCACCTGGGACTTTCCCGTGCAGTACCGCGTCGTCGAGGGCGCGACGCCGGACAAGATGATGGCGCTCGAGTCGTCGGGGCTGCTGGACGAGTTCAAGGCCGCGGCGCTGGACCTCGTCGCCGGCGGGGTGGACGGCATCGCCACGACCTGCGGTTTCCTGGCCTTGTACCAGCGGGAACTGACGGCCGCCTGCGGCGTGCCGGTAGCCTCCAGCAGCCTGCTGCAGGTGCCGCTGGCGCAGCGCCTGATCGCGCCGGACAAGCGGGTGGGGATCCTGACCTTCAGCCGCGAGAGCCTGCATGCCTCGCATCTGGAGGCGGTGGGCGTGGCGGCCGACACGCCGGTGGAGGGCATGCCGGCCGACTCGGTGTTCGTCACGTCCATCAAGTCGGGCGATACCGTGCCGCGCTTCGAGGCGATGCGCGCCGAAGTGCTCCAGGCGGCGGAGCGCCTGCTGGGCAGCCATCCGGACGTGGGCGCCATCGTGTCCGAGTGCGCCAACATGACGCCGTTCAGCGCCGACATCGCCGAACGCTTCGGCATCCCGGTGTTCGACGGCGTGTCGATGATCAACTGGTTCCAGGCGGGGCTGCGGCCGCGCCGCTACCCCTCGGTCTAGCCGGTGCGTGTCAGCCGTGCTGCAGCGCGGCCGACACGTTTTCGCAGGCCCGGTACAGGTGCTGCGCCAGCGACGAACCCGTGTCCAGGCAGTCGTCCAGGTCCAGGCCGGAGACGACGATGGCGCCGAGCGCCGCCGGGCCCCGTCCATGGAAGGGGCAGGCGAGCGAGGCCAGTCCGCGCTTGTAGTGGCCGACGGTGGCGCAGAACCCTCCCGCCTGGCGGATTTTCCGCAGCGCGGGGCGGACCTTGTCGTAACGGGCCTGGCCCAGCGTGGCCAGGCACAGATCATCGGGATACGTGGACAGGATGGATTTGCCGCTGGCGCAGTCGTCGATGGGGAACTGGTTGCCGATGTCGATGATGACGTTCATCGGCGTGCGCGGCGTCCAGATGCGTTCGACGATGATGACCCGGTCGCGCGCCGGCACCGAGATCGACACCAGCGCCGAACGTCCGTGCAGGACTTTTTCCTGCAGCTCGACCGCGTAGGGCAGCGCCGCGCGCCGCACGTTGAGCCGGCTGGCATGCGCCGTGGCGAACAGCAGGCACTCGGGGCCCAGCGCATAGACGCCGTCGTCGGCCGTGACCATGTCCCAGTGCACGAGCGTCTTGAGCAGGCGATGGACGGTGGTTCGTTCTATGCCCGTGCGGCGGGACAGGTCCAGCGCCGTGGCGCCTTGCGGCGTGCTGGCCAGTTCGCGCAGCACGATGAAGGCACGGTCTACGGATTGCACGCGGCCGGTGCCTTCGGCGTCCGGCGGGCGGTGTTCTGGCGTCGTCTGCAAGGCTAGGGCCTGTTCACGCTAAAGGAGGTTCAGTCTTGGCGGGCGGCGATCGCGTCCTGGATCTTCCGGGTCAACACTTTACCGTAATGGGAGCGCGGCAGGGCGTCCATGAACACCAGGCGCTTGGGGCGCTTGTGCGCGGACAGGCGCTCCCGGCAGAAGGCCGCCAGCTCGTCGCCGCCCGGATGGGTGCCGGGCCGCGCGACGACGGCCGCGGCGACGATCTCGCCCCATTCGGGGTCGGCGATGCCGACGACGGCGGCTTCGAGGATGGACGGATGGCTGCACAGCACCTGTTCCACCTCGGCCGGCTGCACCGATTTGCCGCCCGTGCGAATGATGGCCTTGGCCCGTCCCTGTATGCGCAGCCGCCCCTGGTCATCGAGGCAGCCCAGGTCGCCGGTATGGAACCATCCGTCGTCCAGGACGGCCGCCGTCAGCCCGGGCTGGTTCCAATAGCCTCGCATGACGTGGGCGCCGCGTATCAGCACTTCGCCGACCGTTCCCGGTGGCAAGGGGGCCTGGCCGTCGCCGATGGCGATGTCGGCGCGGTCGGTGGTGGGGCCGACCAGGCCGAGCGTGCCGGCCGGATCGGCCAGCAGTTCGGAGGCGGCGGGCGGAGGCCGGTAGCAGGTCCACGGCGCTTCGGTCAGGCCGTAGATGACGGAGAAGACGGGGCCGAAAGCGGCCACCGCCTGTTCGAACAGTTCCGGCGGCATGGCGGCGGCGCCGATTTCGATGCACGACAGCGAGTCGAGACCGGCGCGCTCGCCGGACAATACCCGGAGGATGCGGACCAGGTGCGTCGGAACCAGCGAGGTGCAGGTCGGCCGGTAGCGTGCCACCAGGTCGAGAAAACGCCGGGGCTCGAAGTGTGCGCCGAGGATGAGCGTGCCGCCCTGCAGCAGATGGGCCAGCAGCGAAATCGCCGCGATCGGCCAGAGCGGCCGCACGTTCAGCATCCGGTCGCCCGTCCACGGCGCGCGTGCCGCGATGATGTTGTGGAGCGCCGCGCAATAGCTGCCGTGTGTGTGCACCACGGCCTTGGGCAGGCCCGTGGTGCCGCCCGTGTAGTTCAGCGCCGCGACCCAGTCCGGCTCGCAGCAGACGGGTGGGGGCGCATCGGGCGGGACGGACCCGGCGGCGTCGGCCAGGCTGTCGAGCGGACGAGCCTCGACCCCGCAGGCGGCCAGATCCGGCCGCAATGCTTGCACGCGATCCGCATGGGAAGGGCAGTACAGCAGCACTTTTGCGCCGGCGTCGCGCAACTGCGCGAGCTGTTCGGCCGGATCCAGAGCGGGATCCAGCGAGACCCTGACGCGGCCCGCGCTCATGACGCCATAGTCCGCGAACAGGAAGTCGGGCGTGGCGTCTCCCAGCAGCGCGATACGGTCGCCCGGCCGGGTGTCGCAGGCCGCGAGCAGCCGGCGCGAGAAGGCGAACACTTCGTCCACCAGCTCCGGAAAGCCATAGCGCCGGCCGCTGTCCGCATCGATCAGGGCACAGCGGTCGGGCCAGGCCCGGCGGGCTTGTTCGAGAAGCGCAGGAAGGGTCATGGCGGCGGATGGGAGAGGGTATGTTCATAATAAACACAAGTTGTGCTCTATACAAACTATTCCTAGAATCCCGTCTGAACCTGCCTCGACGCGCGCGGCATGGAAAGGAGCATCGATGAGCATCGAATTCGAAGCCGCCGGCGACGGCGTATTCGTCGTCACCCTGAATCGTCCCGAACGTTTGAA of Pigmentiphaga sp. H8 contains these proteins:
- a CDS encoding DUF6607 family protein is translated as MKIQLRHLLFPCLLPVLLGGCLSTAHVRAVPDEKRPQVISHAEGLERDRQAILAMVGEYRVGFNFEESDPAPGYEPKRRYRSGAYEMVLVAEDQGDRIVLQHLLVHRTAGFVVKHWRQDWHYQAPARLEFTENQTWRLRPIDPAITKGAWTQCVYEVSDAPRYCGTGKWTYENDIPTWTSDAGWRPLPRREYTRRADYNALGIVNTHRITAEGWLHEQANRKVVREGERERATLVRETGVNDYRRITGFNFRSGQVYWDNTSDYWRRIRAEWSRRIALGQGVRLNYPVDGMKMIMSMYIQSQQAYNGVAIGDADIRELFDPWVSAP
- the ssuE gene encoding NADPH-dependent FMN reductase, with the protein product MYSILTITGSPSAVSRSTLLARTLDAHLQQAGYAIRSLNVRDLPAQALLAADTADTRIAAALRSLASADAVVIATPIYKAAYSGILKTFLDLLPQTALQGKIVLPLATGGSPAHLLAVDYALRPVLNALGARHILSAVFAADAQISGDAVTGYQLSAEIADRLHASVRELNAGVAASRLRVVRGEERERLYA
- a CDS encoding ligase-associated DNA damage response exonuclease is translated as MDLVVATRDGLYCPPGRFHIDPWRPVERAVITHAHADHARPGHGAYLAAAAGEQVLRIRLGDIPLQTLEYGRAVELDGVKVSLHPAGHVLGSAQVRIEYRGEVWVASGDYKLEADPTCAPFEPVRCHVFITESTFGLPIYRWPGREALFGEVNDWWRRNAQAGRASVLFCYAFGKAQRILASVDPAIGPVVAHGAVAAIDDGYRRSGVRLPPALRMADVADKSTLRQALVLAPPSAQGSPWIKRFGDHSDGYASGWMRVRGNQRRKGVDRGFVLSDHADWPALQRAVDATGAQRVFVTHGSAHAMVRWLRERGLDAETFATEYGDEDDGDTGDLVAGADET
- a CDS encoding ATP-dependent DNA ligase; translation: MKAFVDLYVALEATTSSLGKRAAMLDYLRQAPPADAAWAVYFLAGGKPRQLVPAKLLKDYAREAAGIPEWLFEESYQAVGDLAETIALLLPDTPHADDASLAAWMEHSLLPLRGMDPGPLKPRLLEAWGRLDTRGRLVFTKLITGSFRVGVSRLLVTRVLAELAGVDAKEVAQRMVGYTDLNARPSAQGYLALIAAEAPAGRQESGMPYPFFLAHSLQADIADFDRLLGSAADWLVEWKWDGIRAQLVRRASGAWLWSRGEELVSDRFPELLQAAAALPEGTVLDGEIVVHKEGRVQPFAQLQQRIGRKTLTPRILRDVPVALLAYDLLEREGQDWRARPQRERRAALDALLAAAGVPVLLPSPLLGESSWEDYARLRESSRERGVEGMMLKQAGGSYGVGRSKDVGLWWKWKVDPYSIDAVLIYAQKGHGRRASLYTDYTFAVWDAPPGTPGRGLVPFAKAYSGLTDDEIRKVDAVVRKTTQEIFGPVRSVLPTLVFELGFEGIARSARHKSGIAVRFPRMLRWRQDKPVEEADTLETLSALLPSAPAGT
- a CDS encoding tripartite tricarboxylate transporter substrate binding protein encodes the protein MMMKRMTAGATAVLALVAGQASAQGFPVKPVRIVAPYVPGGTVDALSRALAAQLSEEFGQQVVVENRAGASGNIGAEYVAGAEPDGHVLLLTASTVIVNPLVMKEKQRFDLHKDFTPIGMVASTPLVFVVSPQSGIETVGDFIKQAKAHPDKINFGVGGFGSGGHLAMETFNVRAGTSIPMVIYKGSAPALTDIVGGQLSAIMDPVLTTLPFVSTGRLKAIAVTGERRSALLPSVPTLSEAGVPNMDFVSWYGMWGPAGIPEAVSRRVQAGLTKVLGSPQFKAWLDKQGMVAGTVTGKQFGDYVRQESKKYAQAVADAKIEPK
- a CDS encoding aspartate/glutamate racemase family protein, giving the protein MAGRKKTFHGVSVGILMVKTGFCRLPGDVGHAGTWDFPVQYRVVEGATPDKMMALESSGLLDEFKAAALDLVAGGVDGIATTCGFLALYQRELTAACGVPVASSSLLQVPLAQRLIAPDKRVGILTFSRESLHASHLEAVGVAADTPVEGMPADSVFVTSIKSGDTVPRFEAMRAEVLQAAERLLGSHPDVGAIVSECANMTPFSADIAERFGIPVFDGVSMINWFQAGLRPRRYPSV
- a CDS encoding IclR family transcriptional regulator, encoding MQSVDRAFIVLRELASTPQGATALDLSRRTGIERTTVHRLLKTLVHWDMVTADDGVYALGPECLLFATAHASRLNVRRAALPYAVELQEKVLHGRSALVSISVPARDRVIIVERIWTPRTPMNVIIDIGNQFPIDDCASGKSILSTYPDDLCLATLGQARYDKVRPALRKIRQAGGFCATVGHYKRGLASLACPFHGRGPAALGAIVVSGLDLDDCLDTGSSLAQHLYRACENVSAALQHG
- a CDS encoding class I adenylate-forming enzyme family protein; the encoded protein is MTLPALLEQARRAWPDRCALIDADSGRRYGFPELVDEVFAFSRRLLAACDTRPGDRIALLGDATPDFLFADYGVMSAGRVRVSLDPALDPAEQLAQLRDAGAKVLLYCPSHADRVQALRPDLAACGVEARPLDSLADAAGSVPPDAPPPVCCEPDWVAALNYTGGTTGLPKAVVHTHGSYCAALHNIIAARAPWTGDRMLNVRPLWPIAAISLLAHLLQGGTLILGAHFEPRRFLDLVARYRPTCTSLVPTHLVRILRVLSGERAGLDSLSCIEIGAAAMPPELFEQAVAAFGPVFSVIYGLTEAPWTCYRPPPAASELLADPAGTLGLVGPTTDRADIAIGDGQAPLPPGTVGEVLIRGAHVMRGYWNQPGLTAAVLDDGWFHTGDLGCLDDQGRLRIQGRAKAIIRTGGKSVQPAEVEQVLCSHPSILEAAVVGIADPEWGEIVAAAVVARPGTHPGGDELAAFCRERLSAHKRPKRLVFMDALPRSHYGKVLTRKIQDAIAARQD